One segment of Platichthys flesus chromosome 15, fPlaFle2.1, whole genome shotgun sequence DNA contains the following:
- the gab3 gene encoding GRB2-associated-binding protein 3 isoform X1, translated as MLRSALSFAAAAAAAAAAAVVRTTRFAVKMSAGDVVCTGWLIKSPPEKKLKRFAWRKRWFVLRRGRMSGNPDVLEYFQSKNSKKPIRTIDLKECEVEMLTGQLRVKRDFNGKHLFVVKTSSRIFYLVAKTEEEMNSWISNISRICQFGNLEDAESSEEGFPHTPTSPDGSDRASVSSQLDFGHPLDYLLLSQCGTGSASTSRHNSFSNSDISLEQKSSDDAVKDIVPSPLYTDSSPCSSHPSHSPSLFPHGGLINPPFSAPFISMALPSSSNSPLHHCAASVFQFDRPYSSPSLEATSDRHTPPPLPPKPNHVPEQLSDEGAQKPRAMSVRHISRHAALFPRRTSLSSLDQLRFGDADSRLMRNRRQSLNLQPSLNTTLAQSFRDESYVPMTSPPPTVECDGYIPMSPRTFSFVDTNCSVESSAAGGSLMCQPGDLAPPPVHRHLKPRLRRVRPPPLDLRGLSTITECPTHLPLSRMTTASCCSFSVNCLLPDRQLENGDSARDGDTMESRLHLTCDAACQPWAKKSNLDYLSLDFNSASPSPVQKQKPFLPDDYRVDYVQVDEKKTQALQNTKMEWTDVRQSKTSIENTL; from the exons ATGCTTCGCAGTGCTCTCAGtttcgcagcagcagcagcagcagcagcagcagccgccgtCGTGAGGACGACACGCTTTGCTGTCAAGATGAGTGCCGGGGATGTGGTCTGCACCGGCTGGCTCATTAAATCCCCCCCAGAGAAGAAACTAAAGAGATTT GCGTGGAGGAAGCGCTGGTTCGTGCTCCGCAGAGGTCGCATGAGTGGTAATCCCGATGTGCTGGAGTACTTCCAGAGTAAGAACTCCAAGAAGCCGATCCGCACCATTGACCTGAAGGAGTGTGAGGTGGAGATGCTGACCGGGCAACTCAGGGTAAAGAGAGACTTCAACGGGAAGCACCTCTTTGTGGTGAAGACCTCATCGCGCATCTTTTACCTCGTGGCCAaaactgaggaggagatgaacagCTGGATCAGCAACATCAGTCGAATCTGCCAGTTTGGGAACCTGGAGGATGCAG AGAGCTCAGAGGAAGGCTTTCCTCACACCCCCACCTCACCTGATGGCTCTGACCGAGCATCCGTGTCAAGCCAACTCGATTTTGGTCATCCCCTGGACTACCTCTTACTATCGCAGTGTGGGACAGGGAGTGCAAGCACCAGCAG ACACAACAGCTTTTCAAACTCGGACATCTCCCTGGAGCAGAAGTCGTCAGACGATGCTGTCAAGGACATCGTCCCCTCACCGCTCTACACTGATTCCTCTCCCTGCAGCTCTCATCCCAGCCACAGCCCGTCTCTCTTCCCCCATGGAGGGCTGATCAACCCTCCTTTTAGTGCTCCATTCATCTCCATGGCTTTACCTTCCTCGTCGAACTCTCCGCTACATCACTGCGCCGCCAGTGTCTTCCAGTTTGACCGGCCGTATTCTTCTCCATCGTTGGAGGCAAcaagtgacagacacacacctcctccgCTGCCACCCAAGCCTAATCACGTGCCAGAGCAGCTGAGTGATGAAGGGGCTCAGAAGCCGAGAGCGATGAGTGTGCGGCACATCTCGAGGCACGCTGCATTATTTCCCCGGAGGACCTCCTTGTCGAGCTTGGACCAATTAAGATTTG gagATGCTGATAGCAGGTTGATGAGGAACAGGAGGCAGAGTCTCAATTTG CAGCCTTCTTTAAACACCACACTGGCTCAAAGTTTCCGGGATGAGTCATATGTTCCCatgacttctcctcctcccaccgTTGAATGTGACGGTTACATCCCAATGAGCCCAAGGACGTTCAGCTTCGTCGACACAAACTGCAGTGTTGAGTCCTCCGCAGCCGGCGGCTCACTTATGTGTCAACCGGGAGATCTCGCTCCTCCTCCCGTTCACCGACACCTCAAGCCTCGTTtgaggagag TTCGACCCCCACCTCTTGACCTGAGAGGCCTTTCTACCATCACCGAATGTCCCACTCACCTTCCTCTGAGCAGAATGACGACTGCATCATG ctgcagcttttcaGTGAACTGTTTACTTCCTGACAGACAACTTGAGAATGGGGACAGTGCGAGAGATGGAGACACAATG GAGTCAAGGCTCCATCTCACATGCGATGCAGCCTGTCAACCGTGGGCGAAAAAATCCAACCTTGACTATTTGTCCCTGGATTTCAATTCTGCATCCCCCTCTCCAGTACAGAAG CAGAAGCCTTTTCTGCCTGATGACTACAGAGTGGATTACGTGCAGGTGGATGAGAAGAAGACCCAAGCACTGCAAAACACCAAAATGGAGTGGACAGATGTCCGGCAGTCAAAGACATCAATTGAAAATACACTgtag
- the gab3 gene encoding GRB2-associated-binding protein 3 isoform X3, translated as MLRSALSFAAAAAAAAAAAVVRTTRFAVKMSAGDVVCTGWLIKSPPEKKLKRFAWRKRWFVLRRGRMSGNPDVLEYFQSKNSKKPIRTIDLKECEVEMLTGQLRVKRDFNGKHLFVVKTSSRIFYLVAKTEEEMNSWISNISRICQFGNLEDAESSEEGFPHTPTSPDGSDRASVSSQLDFGHPLDYLLLSQCGTGSASTSRHNSFSNSDISLEQKSSDDAVKDIVPSPLYTDSSPCSSHPSHSPSLFPHGGLINPPFSAPFISMALPSSSNSPLHHCAASVFQFDRPYSSPSLEATSDRHTPPPLPPKPNHVPEQLSDEGAQKPRAMSVRHISRHAALFPRRTSLSSLDQLRFGDADSRLMRNRRQSLNLPSLNTTLAQSFRDESYVPMTSPPPTVECDGYIPMSPRTFSFVDTNCSVESSAAGGSLMCQPGDLAPPPVHRHLKPRLRRVRPPPLDLRGLSTITECPTHLPLSRMTTASCCSFSVNCLLPDRQLENGDSARDGDTMESRLHLTCDAACQPWAKKSNLDYLSLDFNSASPSPVQKQKPFLPDDYRVDYVQVDEKKTQALQNTKMEWTDVRQSKTSIENTL; from the exons ATGCTTCGCAGTGCTCTCAGtttcgcagcagcagcagcagcagcagcagcagccgccgtCGTGAGGACGACACGCTTTGCTGTCAAGATGAGTGCCGGGGATGTGGTCTGCACCGGCTGGCTCATTAAATCCCCCCCAGAGAAGAAACTAAAGAGATTT GCGTGGAGGAAGCGCTGGTTCGTGCTCCGCAGAGGTCGCATGAGTGGTAATCCCGATGTGCTGGAGTACTTCCAGAGTAAGAACTCCAAGAAGCCGATCCGCACCATTGACCTGAAGGAGTGTGAGGTGGAGATGCTGACCGGGCAACTCAGGGTAAAGAGAGACTTCAACGGGAAGCACCTCTTTGTGGTGAAGACCTCATCGCGCATCTTTTACCTCGTGGCCAaaactgaggaggagatgaacagCTGGATCAGCAACATCAGTCGAATCTGCCAGTTTGGGAACCTGGAGGATGCAG AGAGCTCAGAGGAAGGCTTTCCTCACACCCCCACCTCACCTGATGGCTCTGACCGAGCATCCGTGTCAAGCCAACTCGATTTTGGTCATCCCCTGGACTACCTCTTACTATCGCAGTGTGGGACAGGGAGTGCAAGCACCAGCAG ACACAACAGCTTTTCAAACTCGGACATCTCCCTGGAGCAGAAGTCGTCAGACGATGCTGTCAAGGACATCGTCCCCTCACCGCTCTACACTGATTCCTCTCCCTGCAGCTCTCATCCCAGCCACAGCCCGTCTCTCTTCCCCCATGGAGGGCTGATCAACCCTCCTTTTAGTGCTCCATTCATCTCCATGGCTTTACCTTCCTCGTCGAACTCTCCGCTACATCACTGCGCCGCCAGTGTCTTCCAGTTTGACCGGCCGTATTCTTCTCCATCGTTGGAGGCAAcaagtgacagacacacacctcctccgCTGCCACCCAAGCCTAATCACGTGCCAGAGCAGCTGAGTGATGAAGGGGCTCAGAAGCCGAGAGCGATGAGTGTGCGGCACATCTCGAGGCACGCTGCATTATTTCCCCGGAGGACCTCCTTGTCGAGCTTGGACCAATTAAGATTTG gagATGCTGATAGCAGGTTGATGAGGAACAGGAGGCAGAGTCTCAATTTG CCTTCTTTAAACACCACACTGGCTCAAAGTTTCCGGGATGAGTCATATGTTCCCatgacttctcctcctcccaccgTTGAATGTGACGGTTACATCCCAATGAGCCCAAGGACGTTCAGCTTCGTCGACACAAACTGCAGTGTTGAGTCCTCCGCAGCCGGCGGCTCACTTATGTGTCAACCGGGAGATCTCGCTCCTCCTCCCGTTCACCGACACCTCAAGCCTCGTTtgaggagag TTCGACCCCCACCTCTTGACCTGAGAGGCCTTTCTACCATCACCGAATGTCCCACTCACCTTCCTCTGAGCAGAATGACGACTGCATCATG ctgcagcttttcaGTGAACTGTTTACTTCCTGACAGACAACTTGAGAATGGGGACAGTGCGAGAGATGGAGACACAATG GAGTCAAGGCTCCATCTCACATGCGATGCAGCCTGTCAACCGTGGGCGAAAAAATCCAACCTTGACTATTTGTCCCTGGATTTCAATTCTGCATCCCCCTCTCCAGTACAGAAG CAGAAGCCTTTTCTGCCTGATGACTACAGAGTGGATTACGTGCAGGTGGATGAGAAGAAGACCCAAGCACTGCAAAACACCAAAATGGAGTGGACAGATGTCCGGCAGTCAAAGACATCAATTGAAAATACACTgtag
- the gab3 gene encoding GRB2-associated-binding protein 3 isoform X2: MLRSALSFAAAAAAAAAAAVVRTTRFAVKMSAGDVVCTGWLIKSPPEKKLKRFAWRKRWFVLRRGRMSGNPDVLEYFQSKNSKKPIRTIDLKECEVEMLTGQLRVKRDFNGKHLFVVKTSSRIFYLVAKTEEEMNSWISNISRICQFGNLEDAESSEEGFPHTPTSPDGSDRASVSSQLDFGHPLDYLLLSQCGTGSASTSRHNSFSNSDISLEQKSSDDAVKDIVPSPLYTDSSPCSSHPSHSPSLFPHGGLINPPFSAPFISMALPSSSNSPLHHCAASVFQFDRPYSSPSLEATSDRHTPPPLPPKPNHVPEQLSDEGAQKPRAMSVRHISRHAALFPRRTSLSSLDQLRFGDADSRLMRNRRQSLNLQPSLNTTLAQSFRDESYVPMTSPPPTVECDGYIPMSPRTFSFVDTNCSVESSAAGGSLMCQPGDLAPPPVHRHLKPRLRRVRPPPLDLRGLSTITECPTHLPLSRMTTASCCSFSVNCLLPDRQLENGDSARDGDTMESRLHLTCDAACQPWAKKSNLDYLSLDFNSASPSPVQKKPFLPDDYRVDYVQVDEKKTQALQNTKMEWTDVRQSKTSIENTL, from the exons ATGCTTCGCAGTGCTCTCAGtttcgcagcagcagcagcagcagcagcagcagccgccgtCGTGAGGACGACACGCTTTGCTGTCAAGATGAGTGCCGGGGATGTGGTCTGCACCGGCTGGCTCATTAAATCCCCCCCAGAGAAGAAACTAAAGAGATTT GCGTGGAGGAAGCGCTGGTTCGTGCTCCGCAGAGGTCGCATGAGTGGTAATCCCGATGTGCTGGAGTACTTCCAGAGTAAGAACTCCAAGAAGCCGATCCGCACCATTGACCTGAAGGAGTGTGAGGTGGAGATGCTGACCGGGCAACTCAGGGTAAAGAGAGACTTCAACGGGAAGCACCTCTTTGTGGTGAAGACCTCATCGCGCATCTTTTACCTCGTGGCCAaaactgaggaggagatgaacagCTGGATCAGCAACATCAGTCGAATCTGCCAGTTTGGGAACCTGGAGGATGCAG AGAGCTCAGAGGAAGGCTTTCCTCACACCCCCACCTCACCTGATGGCTCTGACCGAGCATCCGTGTCAAGCCAACTCGATTTTGGTCATCCCCTGGACTACCTCTTACTATCGCAGTGTGGGACAGGGAGTGCAAGCACCAGCAG ACACAACAGCTTTTCAAACTCGGACATCTCCCTGGAGCAGAAGTCGTCAGACGATGCTGTCAAGGACATCGTCCCCTCACCGCTCTACACTGATTCCTCTCCCTGCAGCTCTCATCCCAGCCACAGCCCGTCTCTCTTCCCCCATGGAGGGCTGATCAACCCTCCTTTTAGTGCTCCATTCATCTCCATGGCTTTACCTTCCTCGTCGAACTCTCCGCTACATCACTGCGCCGCCAGTGTCTTCCAGTTTGACCGGCCGTATTCTTCTCCATCGTTGGAGGCAAcaagtgacagacacacacctcctccgCTGCCACCCAAGCCTAATCACGTGCCAGAGCAGCTGAGTGATGAAGGGGCTCAGAAGCCGAGAGCGATGAGTGTGCGGCACATCTCGAGGCACGCTGCATTATTTCCCCGGAGGACCTCCTTGTCGAGCTTGGACCAATTAAGATTTG gagATGCTGATAGCAGGTTGATGAGGAACAGGAGGCAGAGTCTCAATTTG CAGCCTTCTTTAAACACCACACTGGCTCAAAGTTTCCGGGATGAGTCATATGTTCCCatgacttctcctcctcccaccgTTGAATGTGACGGTTACATCCCAATGAGCCCAAGGACGTTCAGCTTCGTCGACACAAACTGCAGTGTTGAGTCCTCCGCAGCCGGCGGCTCACTTATGTGTCAACCGGGAGATCTCGCTCCTCCTCCCGTTCACCGACACCTCAAGCCTCGTTtgaggagag TTCGACCCCCACCTCTTGACCTGAGAGGCCTTTCTACCATCACCGAATGTCCCACTCACCTTCCTCTGAGCAGAATGACGACTGCATCATG ctgcagcttttcaGTGAACTGTTTACTTCCTGACAGACAACTTGAGAATGGGGACAGTGCGAGAGATGGAGACACAATG GAGTCAAGGCTCCATCTCACATGCGATGCAGCCTGTCAACCGTGGGCGAAAAAATCCAACCTTGACTATTTGTCCCTGGATTTCAATTCTGCATCCCCCTCTCCAGTACAGAAG AAGCCTTTTCTGCCTGATGACTACAGAGTGGATTACGTGCAGGTGGATGAGAAGAAGACCCAAGCACTGCAAAACACCAAAATGGAGTGGACAGATGTCCGGCAGTCAAAGACATCAATTGAAAATACACTgtag
- the gab3 gene encoding GRB2-associated-binding protein 3 isoform X4, whose amino-acid sequence MLRSALSFAAAAAAAAAAAVVRTTRFAVKMSAGDVVCTGWLIKSPPEKKLKRFAWRKRWFVLRRGRMSGNPDVLEYFQSKNSKKPIRTIDLKECEVEMLTGQLRVKRDFNGKHLFVVKTSSRIFYLVAKTEEEMNSWISNISRICQFGNLEDAESSEEGFPHTPTSPDGSDRASVSSQLDFGHPLDYLLLSQCGTGSASTSRHNSFSNSDISLEQKSSDDAVKDIVPSPLYTDSSPCSSHPSHSPSLFPHGGLINPPFSAPFISMALPSSSNSPLHHCAASVFQFDRPYSSPSLEATSDRHTPPPLPPKPNHVPEQLSDEGAQKPRAMSVRHISRHAALFPRRTSLSSLDQLRFGDADSRLMRNRRQSLNLPSLNTTLAQSFRDESYVPMTSPPPTVECDGYIPMSPRTFSFVDTNCSVESSAAGGSLMCQPGDLAPPPVHRHLKPRLRRVRPPPLDLRGLSTITECPTHLPLSRMTTASCCSFSVNCLLPDRQLENGDSARDGDTMESRLHLTCDAACQPWAKKSNLDYLSLDFNSASPSPVQKKPFLPDDYRVDYVQVDEKKTQALQNTKMEWTDVRQSKTSIENTL is encoded by the exons ATGCTTCGCAGTGCTCTCAGtttcgcagcagcagcagcagcagcagcagcagccgccgtCGTGAGGACGACACGCTTTGCTGTCAAGATGAGTGCCGGGGATGTGGTCTGCACCGGCTGGCTCATTAAATCCCCCCCAGAGAAGAAACTAAAGAGATTT GCGTGGAGGAAGCGCTGGTTCGTGCTCCGCAGAGGTCGCATGAGTGGTAATCCCGATGTGCTGGAGTACTTCCAGAGTAAGAACTCCAAGAAGCCGATCCGCACCATTGACCTGAAGGAGTGTGAGGTGGAGATGCTGACCGGGCAACTCAGGGTAAAGAGAGACTTCAACGGGAAGCACCTCTTTGTGGTGAAGACCTCATCGCGCATCTTTTACCTCGTGGCCAaaactgaggaggagatgaacagCTGGATCAGCAACATCAGTCGAATCTGCCAGTTTGGGAACCTGGAGGATGCAG AGAGCTCAGAGGAAGGCTTTCCTCACACCCCCACCTCACCTGATGGCTCTGACCGAGCATCCGTGTCAAGCCAACTCGATTTTGGTCATCCCCTGGACTACCTCTTACTATCGCAGTGTGGGACAGGGAGTGCAAGCACCAGCAG ACACAACAGCTTTTCAAACTCGGACATCTCCCTGGAGCAGAAGTCGTCAGACGATGCTGTCAAGGACATCGTCCCCTCACCGCTCTACACTGATTCCTCTCCCTGCAGCTCTCATCCCAGCCACAGCCCGTCTCTCTTCCCCCATGGAGGGCTGATCAACCCTCCTTTTAGTGCTCCATTCATCTCCATGGCTTTACCTTCCTCGTCGAACTCTCCGCTACATCACTGCGCCGCCAGTGTCTTCCAGTTTGACCGGCCGTATTCTTCTCCATCGTTGGAGGCAAcaagtgacagacacacacctcctccgCTGCCACCCAAGCCTAATCACGTGCCAGAGCAGCTGAGTGATGAAGGGGCTCAGAAGCCGAGAGCGATGAGTGTGCGGCACATCTCGAGGCACGCTGCATTATTTCCCCGGAGGACCTCCTTGTCGAGCTTGGACCAATTAAGATTTG gagATGCTGATAGCAGGTTGATGAGGAACAGGAGGCAGAGTCTCAATTTG CCTTCTTTAAACACCACACTGGCTCAAAGTTTCCGGGATGAGTCATATGTTCCCatgacttctcctcctcccaccgTTGAATGTGACGGTTACATCCCAATGAGCCCAAGGACGTTCAGCTTCGTCGACACAAACTGCAGTGTTGAGTCCTCCGCAGCCGGCGGCTCACTTATGTGTCAACCGGGAGATCTCGCTCCTCCTCCCGTTCACCGACACCTCAAGCCTCGTTtgaggagag TTCGACCCCCACCTCTTGACCTGAGAGGCCTTTCTACCATCACCGAATGTCCCACTCACCTTCCTCTGAGCAGAATGACGACTGCATCATG ctgcagcttttcaGTGAACTGTTTACTTCCTGACAGACAACTTGAGAATGGGGACAGTGCGAGAGATGGAGACACAATG GAGTCAAGGCTCCATCTCACATGCGATGCAGCCTGTCAACCGTGGGCGAAAAAATCCAACCTTGACTATTTGTCCCTGGATTTCAATTCTGCATCCCCCTCTCCAGTACAGAAG AAGCCTTTTCTGCCTGATGACTACAGAGTGGATTACGTGCAGGTGGATGAGAAGAAGACCCAAGCACTGCAAAACACCAAAATGGAGTGGACAGATGTCCGGCAGTCAAAGACATCAATTGAAAATACACTgtag
- the amer1 gene encoding APC membrane recruitment protein 1 — MASCKVDKLPGDIKDFATVSESLSRCSRGDITEELHSDMLNAAVKSQKPGKFRTALTFFGVRRNICILPSFFGGRSKNQNKGSSKKGITKSKTHDGLSKVCHDDCLSGKYCSAGDTEYHSQRDSSGELNTCCHNECSHPTADQKSLTLGRQRKGLRSLFNSFKHHRNHRNGEVDKTEMIAMSTPRCKREVPVVHDNANEYVTECLGSEPDVPDFEDVIREVSIGAECSGAVTVALEKSVEQDSPEVELDDQMCDVQMEEMDSMAVVSSDCKETSRGHNEPRLKVQTKSEPALKSEAPTGSSDQLNLMFGDVASLKSFDSLTGCGDIIADQEEDSMSESTVSGERSRNGGKRASCYLTYQGGGEEMASPEDLDEECLQDFWGNKGLEKICCACNEDHTDMTELTSSHNMDLLNSNSAQQASGMDTSSLADVLTPQSEHQESVPTSDEGYYDSTTPGPEEGQEKADRLQTDRLPRDSYSGDALYELFAPDESLISPHYESKSKLPGSKQCEYLSEPVDVTDSVFVPDMDRLQMGAERYEVHSFHESSKSSELTQNMVGRQEISLNKDCSLNSKLQASGGRHNIEANVFDEKGNTLVSAEKRTKSIKADCEQRHSSVSFGSTSDPDFETFCEPKEQHLEENKPVALPYKSISSQSLDSINDLDDGQTVCFSQALVDYTKNSQMLGNLHNSVDDMQTNTAFTPNMEALPTIVTFDVVDMHNEGEYDEQIHMELEEDLSSPYQDFEESYLQKDAFAEFDYQMLDLYEQNLISNTWAVASLPRHLGLTRVSQSMANPLSLDRKSRSLDTEGLELKMPDSHGEERDTIVSCQQTEKEPRRDSSPHYKKNVHVSASDVKDCSSIMALSWQTRSEVAPSLPLTDGEITEVQSVSQAHVKHKQFSSSSSRDFPDGKVQRPCSNVSDRASGGIISQRTELYNRQCHHPLQSDSCLPHSTFVYPVMVEELSEDIDGELFCKAASNLQSYRQCGKSRAGAHREGMRRAGSQLNAGGSRDELAALSETSVPRGLHQTPRADL; from the coding sequence ATGGCTTCTTGCAAGGTAGACAAGCTACCCGGTGACATCAAGGACTTTGCCACAGTCTCCGAATCACTTTCGCGATGTAGCCGCGGTGACATCACAGAGGAGCTTCATTCAGACATGCTGAATGCTGCAGTGAAGTCTCAAAAACCTGGAAAATTCAGGACTGCCCTGACGTTTTTCGGAGTGCGTAGAAATATCTGTATTTTACCCAGTTTTTTTGGAGGACGGAGTAAAAATCAGAACAAGGGCTCCTCTAAGAAAGGAATCACCAAAAGCAAAACGCACGATGGGCTGAGTAAGGTGTGTCACGATGACTGCCTGAGTGGAAAGTACTGCTCAGCTGGAGACACTGAATACCACAGCCAGAGGGACTCTTCAGGAGAGCTCAACACGTGCTGTCACAATGAATGTAGCCACCCCACTGCTGACCAGAAGTCACTGACACTCGGTCGACAGAGGAAAGGTTTGAGGAGTCTTTTTAACAGCTTTAAGCATCACAGAAACCACAGAAATGGGGAGGTGGATAAAACCGAAATGATTGCAATGTCTACTCCCCGCTGCAAGAGGGAGGTGCCTGTTGTCCATGATAACGCCAACGAGTATGTCACAGAGTGCCTGGGATCTGAACCGGATGTGCCTGATTTTGAAGATGTCATACGCGAAGTTTCCATTGGTGCTGAGTGTAGCGGTGCCGTCACGGTTGCACTAGAGAAGAGTGTAGAGCAAGATAGCCCAGAGGTTGAGCTCGATGATCAGATGTGTGATGTTCAAATGGAGGAGATGGATTCGATGGCTGTGGTTTCCAGTGATTGTAAGGAGACTTCTCGGGGACACAACGAGCCTCGCCTAAAAGTCCAGACGAAGTCAGAACCTGCCTTGAAGTCCGAAGCGCCCACTGGCTCATCGGATCAACTAAACTTGATGTTTGGAGACGTTGCATCATTGAAGAGCTTCGACTCACTCACAGGCTGCGGGGACATTATTGCAGATCAGGAAGAAGACAGCATGTCGGAGAGCACAGTTTCAGGAGAGAGGAGCCGGAATGGAGGGAAGAGGGCCTCCTGCTATCTTACATATCAGGGTGGCGGTGAAGAAATGGCCTCACCTGAAGATTTGGATGAAGAGTGTCTTCAAGACTTCTGGGGAAATAAGGGTTTAGAAAAAATCTGCTGCGCTTGCAACGAAGACCACACAGATATGACTGAGCTGACGAGTTCTCACAATATGGACTTATTGAACAGTAACAGCGCACAGCAAGCCAGCGGCATGGACACTTCTTCATTGGCTGATGTGTTGACTCCGCAAAGTGAGCATCAAGAATCAGTTCCAACCAGTGATGAGGGCTACTATGATTCAACGACCCCGGGGCCAGAGGAAGGTCAAGAAAAAGCTGACagactgcagacagacagattacCCAGGGACAGTTACAGCGGAGATGCCCTCTACGAACTTTTTGCACCCGATGAGAGCCTCATCAGTCCACATTATGAGAGCAAATCAAAGCTTCCCGGTTCAAAACAGTGCGAGTATTTAAGTGAGCCAGTCGACGTGACGGATTCAGTCTTTGTTCCAGACATGGATCGATTACAAATGGGCGCTGAACGGTATGAAGTTCACAGTTTTCATGAGAGCAGTAAATCCTCAGAGTTGACACAAAACATGGTTGGGCGGCAGGAAATCAGCTTGAATAAAGACTGTAGTTTGAATTCAAAGCTACAAGCGTCAGGCGGCAGGCACAATATAGAAGCCAATGTGTTTGATGAGAAAGGAAATACACTGGTTTCAgctgaaaaaagaacaaaatccaTCAAAGCAGACTGTGAGCAAAGGCACAGCAGCGTATCGTTTGGCAGCACATCTGACCCCGACTTTGAAACATTCTGTGAACCCAAAGAGCAGCATCTTGAGGAAAACAAGCCTGTGGCTCTGCCGTACAAAAGCATCAGCTCCCAGTCTCTGGATTCCATCAACGATTTGGACGATGGGCaaactgtgtgtttctcacaAGCACTCGTTGACTACACAAAAAACTCTCAGATGCTGGGCAACTTGCACAACAGCGTGGATGATATGCAGACGAACACTGCCTTCACTCCCAACATGGAGGCCCTACCCACCATAGTCACGTTTGATGTAGTGGATATGCACAACGAGGGTGAGTACGACGAGCAGATTcacatggagctggaggaggacctTTCATCGCCCTATCAGGACTTTGAAGAAAGCTACCTTCAAAAAGACGCTTTTGCAGAGTTCGACTATCAAATGTTAGACCTGTACGAACAGAACCTGATCAGTAACACATGGGCTGTTGCTAGTCTCCCACGGCACCTAGGCCTTACAAGAGTCAGCCAGTCCATGGCTAATCCGCTGTCTCTAGACAGGAAAAGTAGATCTCTAGACACAGAGGGCCTTGAGTTGAAAATGCCCGACTCacatggagaggaaagagacactATTGTTTCTTGCCAGCAGACTGAAAAGGAGCCTAGAAGAGACTCCTCACCACATTACAAAAAgaatgtacatgtgtctgcaTCAGATGTTAAAGACTGTAGCAGCATTATGGCCTTATCATGGCAAACAAGGTCAGAAGTGGCTCCGAGCCTTCCTCTGACAGACGGGGAAATTACTGAAGTACAGAGCGTTAGTCAAGCCCACGTTAAGCATAAACAATTTTCCTCTTCGTCCAGCAGGGATTTTCCTGACGGTAAAGTACAGCGGCCTTGCTCCAATGTGTCAGACAGAGCGTCCGGTGGTATAATTTCGCAGAGAACAGAGCTGTACAACAGACAGTGTCACCATCCTCTGCAATCGGACTCCTGTTTACCTCACAGCACCTTTGTTTATCCTGTAATGGTGGAGGAGTTATCAGAGGATATCGATGGTGAGCTTTTCTGTAAAGCAGCCAGTAATTTGCAGTCCTACAGGCAGTGTGGTAAAAGCAGAGCAGGGGCTCATAGGGAGGGAATGCGTCGTGCAGGGAGTCAGCTAAACGCAGGTGGGTCTAGAGATGAACTGGCCGCCCTCAGTGAAACCTCAGTGCCCCGTGGCTTGCATCAAACTCCCAGAGCCGACCTTTGA